CGACGCCTTCGGGGCTGGGGGCGGCTTCCAGGCGGATCGTGCCGCCGGCCGGCATGGCGTCGATGGCGTTGAAGATCAGGTTGGTGAGGGCTTCGCGCAAGGCGGAGGCCCACCCGGTGATGAGCGTGTCGCCGTTGACCTCGACGGTCATGGTAATGGGGCGACGCGTCTGCTGCGTCTCGTCGCGCAAGCGGGGGGCGGTGAGCGCCGCGACCTCGCGGAGCAGGCTGCCCACGTCCACGACGTCGGCGGGGCCATCGGGCGTCGGCCGGGCGAAGGTGAGCAGCCGCTTGACGGTGTCCGAGCCGTCCATAGCCGCCCGAACCACCACGTCAATCGCCTCGCGTGCGCCGGCCAGGTCGGGCGGCGTGACGTCCAGCGAGCGCGCACTCAGATCGCCGTAGCCGGCGACAAGCCCCAGGTACTGATTCAGATCGTGCGCTACGCCGCTGGCCATCTGCCCGAGCGCTCGCAGCTTGTCGCCCTGGGCTTCACGTGCGCGCCGGCGGCGCTCGTCCGTGATGTCCCGGCCGATCCAGACGGCCCCGGTGACGGCGCCCTGGTCGTCGCGCAGCGGCCCGGAGGCGATATCGACCCAGCGCTCGCGGTCCTTGCGGGTGACGATGCGGAACTCGCCACGGACGGTCTCGCCGGTGAGCGACCGTCGGAAGGGGCGGTCAGCATCAAGCACGGGCTGCCCCTCGGGGTCGAACAGGGTGGTCCGGCTCATAGGCTCGGTGGGCAGCGGCCAGGAGGCGCCGTCGATGTCGAACATGTCGTGGGCCGCGTGGTTTGCCAGCACGACGACCCCTCGCGCATCAGCCACGACCACCGCGTCAGCCATCTGCTCCAGAATGGCGGCGCGCTCCGCGGACTCGGCGCGCATGCGGGCGAGCAGCTCGTCGCGTTCACGCTCGGCACGCAGCCGCTCGGTGATGTCGGTGATCACGACGAGGACCGACATCCTCCCCTGCATGTCGAGATCGTGGGCGGCCACCTCGACATCGTGGATGCTGCCATCTCGGTAGACGTGCTGCCACCGCGTGGCGGTGCGGTGGGCCGGCCGACGCCCGTGATTGAGCCGCTGTATTGCCGCCACCAGGGCCGCGACCTCGTCGGGCGGATGCAGATCCGCGATCGACATCGCCAGCAGCTCAGCGCGCGCGTAGCCGGATGCGCCGACGAGCGCGTCGTTGACGTCGACGATCGCCAGGGAGTCTGGCGCGTACATCAGCATCGGCAAAGGGTGGCTGCCGAACAGTTGTCGGAGCAGCGGATCGACGGCGAGGCCGAATCCGTCGTCTGCCGGCGCGCTGCCGGCAGGGTCGGCGGCGATGCGCGCACGGGCGGGCGGCGCGTGCCACTCAGCTGGATCGACGCGTCTGGGCACGGCATCGCCTGCGGGCGTGCCTGCCATCGCTGGCGGCTCCCCGAGATTCCGCTGCCGAGCCATATCGCCAAATGCGTCCGACAGAGCCGTTCCCTTTCAAGACTGCGATTCCTCGCGGTCCTGCCCAATCCGGTAGCCGACTGACGTGCCGGCTACCACATTCATGGAGTCATCTGAGCGGCTGTTCGTGGAACGCATGAGCCGGTACGCAGGGGATGCCCTCTTTCCCCGTCTCCATGCGCTCACCAGGGAGACGCCGTGGCAAGGTGGTCGTGTTCCGTGGAGGGGAGGGGTGGGGATTTCAGGGGGTTGGGGGGAGCACGGAGGCCGGCCAGACCTCGCCCGGCACGAGCGGCCGGCTGGGGTGCTGGTGCGGACCGTTGAGCGGCGTCTGCTCGGCGCGCGACGGCTCGAGCAGCACGGCGACCTGATGGAGGATGCGAGCTGTCGCCCCCCAGATCTTGTGCTGCCGGTAGAGGTAGAAGCCGACGCGCCGCCGCCGC
This portion of the Chloroflexota bacterium genome encodes:
- a CDS encoding PAS domain S-box protein, with product MAGTPAGDAVPRRVDPAEWHAPPARARIAADPAGSAPADDGFGLAVDPLLRQLFGSHPLPMLMYAPDSLAIVDVNDALVGASGYARAELLAMSIADLHPPDEVAALVAAIQRLNHGRRPAHRTATRWQHVYRDGSIHDVEVAAHDLDMQGRMSVLVVITDITERLRAERERDELLARMRAESAERAAILEQMADAVVVADARGVVVLANHAAHDMFDIDGASWPLPTEPMSRTTLFDPEGQPVLDADRPFRRSLTGETVRGEFRIVTRKDRERWVDIASGPLRDDQGAVTGAVWIGRDITDERRRRAREAQGDKLRALGQMASGVAHDLNQYLGLVAGYGDLSARSLDVTPPDLAGAREAIDVVVRAAMDGSDTVKRLLTFARPTPDGPADVVDVGSLLREVAALTAPRLRDETQQTRRPITMTVEVNGDTLITGWASALREALTNLIFNAIDAMPAGGTIRLEAAPSPEGVAITVSDSGVGIPESALQHVFEPFFTTKGERGTGLGLAIVYGIVERHGGSLTIASPPGHGTTVTVTLPAATGQKPPPLPRARQAEPGGLRILVVDDEPSITRMVSMMLVPHGHTIITAASAEEALDKLAAAAQPFDLILSDLGLGAGMNGWDLLDHVREIAPGTRFILSTGWGAQIDPATVIERGGEGLLPKPYRLNGLLTAIAGPA